The Larimichthys crocea isolate SSNF chromosome XI, L_crocea_2.0, whole genome shotgun sequence genome has a segment encoding these proteins:
- the card9 gene encoding caspase recruitment domain-containing protein 9 isoform X2, which translates to MDGVCEDDLCWLQLDDFRMLLIKTIEPSRITPYLRQCQVISAEDEEQLFNDPALVIRRRKVGALLDILQRTGVKGYTAFLESLELDYPQLYSRITGKEPNKTFSILIDTAGESGLTQFLMSELSRLQRTLQDERRRRQQACSVAKEQEVWSRQQYLRDRELKKLTERLQKVREERERLSDEVKQLRDHNYSLMADINTLSQDKSHALLANRDLQIEVERLKHTVLRAESQTRLLRRRTLRPLQESRSLALPTETFFHPNRLEELKEEKQEELKEEKQEEKKEEKKEKQEDKKEEKESPAPPQMNLLATVFRLRKDLHRAEEQRTRSLQEKEELELRCAQLKGDARMYRQRNKQTLRQMEEVIRERDKALSSRAEQQEEARLLLQEKDQYREQIRQLTEQSDRLELLLLRSQGEELQLRTRLRRLTYNSHQCERSSEEEEEPTENAAKGSSEEVCSGTSGENEEAALQCHDTPPGGANAPQQQRSPAASWEEEETDGCLSSRSRPNFFYRRKRAVRSKICCKEYTAGNLDDSSGSDITDSD; encoded by the exons ATGGACGGAGTGTGTGAGGATGAcctctgctggctgcagctcGATGATTTCAGGATGCTTCTCATAAAAACCATCGAACCTTCACGGATCACCCCATACCTCCGACAGTGTCAG GTGATCAGTGCTGAGGATGAAGAGCAACTCTTCAACGACCCCGCCCTTGTCATCAGGAGAAGAAAAGTCG GAGCCTTGCTGGACATCCTCCAGAGGACAGGGGTCAAAGGTTACACAGCCTTCCTGGAGAGTCTGGAGCTGGATTATCCTCAACTGTACAGCCGGATCACCGGGAAAGAGCCCAACAAGACCTTCAGCATCCTGATTG acACAGCAGGTGAATCTGGTCTGACGCAGTTCTTGATGTCGGAGCTCAGCCGGCTCCAGAGGACACTGCAAGATGAGCGGAGGCGTCGACAGCAGGCATGCTCTGTCGCTAAGGAACAG gaggtGTGGTCTCGGCAGCAGTACCTAAGGGACCGCGAGCTGAAGAAGCTGACAGAGCGCCTGCAGAAGGTTCGCGAGGAGCGCGAGCGTCTAAGCGACGAGGTCAAACAACTCCGAGATCACAATTACAGTCTGATGGCCGACATCAACACTCTGAGCCAGGACAAGAGTCACGCCCTGCTGGCCAATAGAGACCTGCAGATAGAG gtggagCGTCTGAAACACACGGTGCTGAGAGCTGAGAGTCAAACAAGACTGCTGAGACGACGAACGCTGAGACCGCTACAGGAG agCAGGAGTCTGGCTCTGCCCACTGAGACCTTCTTCCACCCCaacagactggaggagctgaaggaggagaaacaggaggagctgaaggaggagaaacaggaggagaagaaagaggagaagaaagagaaacaagaggacaagaaagaggagaaggagagtcCAGCTCCCCCTCAGATGAACCTCCTCGCTACTGTGTTCAGACTGAGGAAAGACctccacagagcagaggagcagagaacCAGG AGTctgcaggagaaggaggagctggagctCCGATGTGCTCAGCTGAAAGGAGACGCCAGGATGTACCGTCaacgaaacaaacaaacgctgagacagatggaggaggtgatcagagagagagacaag GCTCTGTCATCGCGGgcggagcagcaggaggaggcgcGGCTGCTCCTGCAGGAGAAGGATCAATACAGGGAGCAGATCAGGCAGCTCACCGAACAATCTGATAGGCTGGAACTCCTCCTGCTGAGGTCACAGGGGGAGGAGCTACAGCTGAGGACACGCCTCCGCAGACTCACCTACAACTCGCaccag TGTGAGAggagcagtgaggaggaggaggagcccaCAGAGAATGCCGCTAAAG GGAGCAGTGAGGAGGTCTGCAGCGGGACGTCAGGAGAGAACGAGGAGGCGGCGCTGCAGTGTCACGACACTCCTCCAGGAGGAGCCAACGCACCTCAACAGCAGCGCAGCCCTGCTGCATCATGG gaggaggaggagacagacggCTGTTTGTCCTCCAGGAGTCGTCCAAACTTCTTCTATCGCAG GAAGCGAGCTGTCAGATCCAAGATCTGCTGTAAGGAGTACACCGCCGGTAACCTTGACGACAGTAGTGGCAGTGACATCACTGACTCTGACTAA
- the card9 gene encoding caspase recruitment domain-containing protein 9 isoform X1 — MDGVCEDDLCWLQLDDFRMLLIKTIEPSRITPYLRQCQTPVAPQVISAEDEEQLFNDPALVIRRRKVGALLDILQRTGVKGYTAFLESLELDYPQLYSRITGKEPNKTFSILIDTAGESGLTQFLMSELSRLQRTLQDERRRRQQACSVAKEQEVWSRQQYLRDRELKKLTERLQKVREERERLSDEVKQLRDHNYSLMADINTLSQDKSHALLANRDLQIEVERLKHTVLRAESQTRLLRRRTLRPLQESRSLALPTETFFHPNRLEELKEEKQEELKEEKQEEKKEEKKEKQEDKKEEKESPAPPQMNLLATVFRLRKDLHRAEEQRTRSLQEKEELELRCAQLKGDARMYRQRNKQTLRQMEEVIRERDKALSSRAEQQEEARLLLQEKDQYREQIRQLTEQSDRLELLLLRSQGEELQLRTRLRRLTYNSHQCERSSEEEEEPTENAAKGSSEEVCSGTSGENEEAALQCHDTPPGGANAPQQQRSPAASWEEEETDGCLSSRSRPNFFYRRKRAVRSKICCKEYTAGNLDDSSGSDITDSD; from the exons ATGGACGGAGTGTGTGAGGATGAcctctgctggctgcagctcGATGATTTCAGGATGCTTCTCATAAAAACCATCGAACCTTCACGGATCACCCCATACCTCCGACAGTGTCAG ACTCCTGTTGCTCCTCAGGTGATCAGTGCTGAGGATGAAGAGCAACTCTTCAACGACCCCGCCCTTGTCATCAGGAGAAGAAAAGTCG GAGCCTTGCTGGACATCCTCCAGAGGACAGGGGTCAAAGGTTACACAGCCTTCCTGGAGAGTCTGGAGCTGGATTATCCTCAACTGTACAGCCGGATCACCGGGAAAGAGCCCAACAAGACCTTCAGCATCCTGATTG acACAGCAGGTGAATCTGGTCTGACGCAGTTCTTGATGTCGGAGCTCAGCCGGCTCCAGAGGACACTGCAAGATGAGCGGAGGCGTCGACAGCAGGCATGCTCTGTCGCTAAGGAACAG gaggtGTGGTCTCGGCAGCAGTACCTAAGGGACCGCGAGCTGAAGAAGCTGACAGAGCGCCTGCAGAAGGTTCGCGAGGAGCGCGAGCGTCTAAGCGACGAGGTCAAACAACTCCGAGATCACAATTACAGTCTGATGGCCGACATCAACACTCTGAGCCAGGACAAGAGTCACGCCCTGCTGGCCAATAGAGACCTGCAGATAGAG gtggagCGTCTGAAACACACGGTGCTGAGAGCTGAGAGTCAAACAAGACTGCTGAGACGACGAACGCTGAGACCGCTACAGGAG agCAGGAGTCTGGCTCTGCCCACTGAGACCTTCTTCCACCCCaacagactggaggagctgaaggaggagaaacaggaggagctgaaggaggagaaacaggaggagaagaaagaggagaagaaagagaaacaagaggacaagaaagaggagaaggagagtcCAGCTCCCCCTCAGATGAACCTCCTCGCTACTGTGTTCAGACTGAGGAAAGACctccacagagcagaggagcagagaacCAGG AGTctgcaggagaaggaggagctggagctCCGATGTGCTCAGCTGAAAGGAGACGCCAGGATGTACCGTCaacgaaacaaacaaacgctgagacagatggaggaggtgatcagagagagagacaag GCTCTGTCATCGCGGgcggagcagcaggaggaggcgcGGCTGCTCCTGCAGGAGAAGGATCAATACAGGGAGCAGATCAGGCAGCTCACCGAACAATCTGATAGGCTGGAACTCCTCCTGCTGAGGTCACAGGGGGAGGAGCTACAGCTGAGGACACGCCTCCGCAGACTCACCTACAACTCGCaccag TGTGAGAggagcagtgaggaggaggaggagcccaCAGAGAATGCCGCTAAAG GGAGCAGTGAGGAGGTCTGCAGCGGGACGTCAGGAGAGAACGAGGAGGCGGCGCTGCAGTGTCACGACACTCCTCCAGGAGGAGCCAACGCACCTCAACAGCAGCGCAGCCCTGCTGCATCATGG gaggaggaggagacagacggCTGTTTGTCCTCCAGGAGTCGTCCAAACTTCTTCTATCGCAG GAAGCGAGCTGTCAGATCCAAGATCTGCTGTAAGGAGTACACCGCCGGTAACCTTGACGACAGTAGTGGCAGTGACATCACTGACTCTGACTAA